A single genomic interval of Xiphophorus couchianus chromosome 2, X_couchianus-1.0, whole genome shotgun sequence harbors:
- the tmem266 gene encoding transmembrane protein 266: MSNTQAPPQGGASDLEVISQQVEDDNQCLAPVQLVNFTYRDLPLAALDISLAGSQLISNPDEEDNRDGSNWLKPCCGRRAALWQVCLLSAGFNCFLVACVILVVLLLTVELLIDIKLLQFNNASQFASIIHWISLAILSVFFTETVFRIVVLGIWDYIENKVEVFDGAVIVLSLAPMVASTVANGPSSPWDAIGLIISLRIWRVKRIIDAYVLQVKVEMELEIQQYEKAKAVREEQLDRLTQICQEQAFEIRQLRAHLAQQDLDLVAEREAAMQIHHMWGKESSSFQEVDGLAAGASDNHRPAKVRAPRGAADHHGQDDMNNYISQYYSEPSSDMGIPDPARVITTAAIDVHLPNNPSQLPSTLVSADAAPSSRLQRTSSSVSEASTTAVSRSSFSARQHSISSHTLGSSMDCSSTVREASTSTDYSDQRCYPPPYSSPLALGPQPRGSPSAVVQELLYSLSEDSCLTQKGLDPVNLKPPSPTGSTKTSPELERRLNIYNKRNQESRIGLHGKPVIHVQGNEPLLEEKYRMMGSVETSVNRLSEA; this comes from the exons AGCTCCTCCCCAGGGTGGAGCCTCAGATCTGGAGGTCATCTCCCAACAGGTGGAGGACGACAACCAGTGCTTGGCTCCAGTCCAGCTAGTCAATTTCACCTACAGAGACTTGCCTTTGGCAGCCCTGGACATATCTCTGGCTGGATCCCAGCTCATCTCCAACCCTGATGAAGAGGACAACAGGGATGG GTCCAACTGGCTGAAGCCTTGCTGTGGACGCCGGGCGGCACTGTGGCAGGTCTGCCTGCTGTCAGCAGGTTTCAACTGTTTCCTGGTGGCCTGTGTCATCCTGGTGGTACTGCTGCTGACAGTGGAGTTGCTCATAGACATCAAGCTATTGCAGT TTAATAATGCATCCCAATTTGCCAGCATCATCCACTGGATCAGCCTGGCTATCCTCTCTGTGTTCTTCACTGAG ACGGTGTTCAGGATTGTGGTGCTGGGGATATGGGATTACATTGAGAACAAAGTAGAG gTGTTTGATGGAGCTGTCATCGTTCTCTCTTTGGCCCCCATGGTGGCCTCCACAGTGGCCAACGGCCCCAGCAGCCCCTGGGATGCCATCGGCCTCATTATCTCACTGCGCATCTGGAGGGTTAAGAGAATCATTGACG catATGTTCTGCAAGTGAAGGTGGAAATGGAGCTGGAGATCCAGCAGTACGAGAAGGCTAAAGCAGTGCGGGAGGAGCAGCTTGATCGTCTAACCCAGATCTGCCAAGAACAAGCT TTTGAAATCAGACAGCTGAGGGCCCACCTCGCCCAGCAGGATCTGGACCTGGTAGCAGAGCGTGAAGCCGCCATGCAGATCCACCATATGTGGGGGAAAGAGAGCAGCAGCTTCCAGGAGGTGGACGGGTTAGCAGCAGGGGCCTCTGACAATCACAGACCAGCCAAAGTTAGGGCACCTCGGGGGGCTGCAG ATCATCATGGTCAGGATGACATGAATAACTACATCAGCCAGTACTACAGCGAGCCAAGCAGCG ataTGGGTATCCCAGATCCAGCCCGTGTCATCACCACGGCAGCGATAGATGTCCATCTGCCCAACAACCCCAGCCAGCTTCCCTCTACCTTAGTGAGCGCCGACGCGGCGCCGTCCAGCCGACTGCAGCGCACCAGCAGCTCTGTGAGCGAGGCGTCCACCACCGCCGTGTCCCGCAGCAGCTTCAGCGCCCGTCAGCACAGCATCAGCAGCCACACGCTGGGCTCCAGCATGGACTGCAGCTCCACGGTGCGCGAGGCCTCCACCTCCACGGACTACAGCGACCAGCGCTGCTACCCGCCACCGTACAGCAGCCCGCTGGCCCTGGGCCCCCAGCCGCGAGGGAGTCCCAGCGCCGTGGTGCAGGAGCTGCTCTACTCGCTTTCTGAGGACTCCTGCCTCACTCAGAAGGGCTTGGACCCCGTTAATCTAAAACCGCCCAGTCCGACTGGTTCCACCAAAACCAGCCCAGAGCTGGAGCGCAGACTGAACATTTATAACAAGAGGAACCAAGAGAGCCGGATCGGGCTTCACGGCAAGCCTGTGATCCACGTGCAGGGTAACGAGCCTCTGCTTGAGGAGAAATACAGGATGATGGGATCAGTGGAGACTTCAGTCAACCGTCTGTCAGAAGCGTAG